A portion of the Catalinimonas alkaloidigena genome contains these proteins:
- a CDS encoding NifU family protein, which produces MNPTKRYINLYTEANPNPNSLKFVVNIMLVPDGTDYDFPTAASAAASPLAQQLFALPYVERVFFMSNFVTVTKSEQVDWEEVKEELKRIIKSYLEEDRPVVTQPLQEAENAYREEDAETVQLIKGALEEYVRPAVESDGGAISFRSYHEGVVTVELRGACSGCPSSTMTLKSGIENLLKQMVPGVKEVIAEGV; this is translated from the coding sequence ATGAACCCAACCAAACGTTATATCAACCTCTACACTGAGGCGAATCCTAATCCCAACTCGCTGAAGTTTGTCGTCAACATCATGCTCGTGCCCGACGGTACGGATTACGACTTCCCTACGGCCGCTTCGGCGGCCGCTTCGCCACTGGCACAACAGCTTTTTGCTCTGCCCTACGTCGAGCGCGTGTTTTTCATGAGCAACTTCGTGACCGTTACCAAAAGCGAACAGGTCGATTGGGAAGAAGTAAAAGAGGAACTGAAACGGATCATCAAAAGCTACCTGGAAGAAGATCGTCCGGTGGTGACGCAGCCGTTGCAGGAAGCGGAGAACGCCTATCGTGAAGAAGATGCCGAAACTGTGCAGTTGATCAAAGGTGCGCTGGAAGAATACGTTCGCCCGGCGGTGGAATCCGACGGAGGTGCCATCAGCTTCCGCTCGTATCACGAAGGCGTAGTAACCGTCGAGTTGCGCGGTGCCTGTAGCGGCTGCCCCTCGTCGACCATGACGTTGAAATCGGGCATCGAAAATCTGCTGAAGCAGATGGTTCCCGGTGTAAAAGAAGTAATCGCCGAAGGCGTCTAA
- the lipB gene encoding lipoyl(octanoyl) transferase LipB produces the protein MRSEKATHFQHWGLIDYQEAWSRQEAVFAEVVAQKVHNRGLAEADRQATRNYLIFCEHHHVYTLGRNGVATHLLLDEAGLRTKGATFYKINRGGDITYHGPGQIVGYPILDLDNFFTDIHLYLRYLEEAVIQTLADYGLAAGRIPGLTGVWLDHEQQRNPRKICAIGVRTSRWVTMHGFAFNVNTDLDYFKHIVPCGIDDKAVTSLATEIGCTVSIPEVEAKLRAHLAELFQMQLVDEVSSIQ, from the coding sequence ATGCGTTCTGAAAAAGCTACACATTTTCAACATTGGGGGCTGATCGACTATCAGGAGGCCTGGAGTCGCCAGGAAGCGGTTTTCGCGGAAGTCGTTGCCCAAAAGGTGCATAACCGCGGCTTGGCAGAAGCGGACCGGCAAGCGACCCGCAATTACCTGATTTTCTGCGAACATCACCACGTATATACCTTAGGAAGGAATGGCGTAGCCACCCACCTGCTGTTAGACGAGGCCGGCCTGCGGACCAAAGGAGCTACTTTTTATAAAATTAACCGGGGCGGTGATATTACGTACCACGGCCCTGGGCAAATTGTGGGATACCCTATTCTTGACCTGGATAATTTCTTCACGGACATCCATCTGTACCTCCGCTATTTGGAAGAGGCCGTGATCCAAACGCTGGCGGACTACGGCCTGGCGGCCGGGCGTATTCCCGGGCTCACCGGCGTCTGGCTCGACCACGAGCAGCAGCGTAACCCCCGGAAGATCTGCGCCATCGGGGTGCGTACCAGTCGGTGGGTCACCATGCACGGCTTCGCTTTTAACGTCAATACCGATCTCGATTACTTTAAGCACATTGTTCCCTGCGGCATCGACGACAAAGCGGTGACTTCGCTGGCCACCGAAATAGGCTGTACTGTGTCGATTCCTGAAGTAGAAGCGAAACTCAGAGCCCATTTGGCAGAGTTATTTCAGATGCAGCTAGTCGACGAGGTGTCGTCCATTCAGTAA
- a CDS encoding dicarboxylate/amino acid:cation symporter, which produces MKKKLPLHTQIILGLVLGLVWGLVSAWLGWSPKITTDYIKPFGTIFVNLLKMIAVPLVLASLIVGVSSLSDISKLSRIGGKTIGIYLCTTVVAVTVGLLAVNLIRPGTKLPTETRENLIQVYSSDAESKAASAEQLQQQSPLQPLVDMVPENLFASAASNGSMLQVVFFAILAGIALIQLPEAKKEPVVRFFDGINDMIIRIVEFIMLIAPYGVFALIASLIVEVAGDQPEKALQLLLGLGWYSATVVIGLFFMMLAVYPAIFKLLTNIRYRVFFKAIRPVQLLAFSTSSSSATLPLTMETIEKKIGVSEEVSSFVLPLGATINMDGTSLYQAVAAVFIAQALNLDLTLADQLMIVLTATLASVGSAGVPGAGMVMLVIVLESIGVPTAGIALIVAVDRILDMLRTAVNVTGDTVVTMVIAASEGEIELTEYRAKERSRIGATVDPSKPA; this is translated from the coding sequence ATGAAGAAAAAACTCCCGTTACATACGCAAATCATCCTCGGTCTGGTGCTTGGTCTGGTGTGGGGACTGGTCAGTGCCTGGCTGGGATGGTCGCCCAAAATCACAACGGATTACATCAAACCCTTCGGGACGATCTTTGTCAACCTCCTGAAAATGATCGCCGTTCCGCTGGTACTGGCTTCGCTCATTGTAGGAGTATCGAGTTTAAGCGACATCAGCAAGTTGTCGCGCATCGGCGGCAAAACCATCGGCATCTACCTCTGCACCACGGTGGTGGCCGTGACCGTCGGGCTGCTGGCCGTAAACCTGATTCGCCCCGGCACCAAACTCCCGACCGAAACCCGCGAAAACCTGATTCAGGTCTACAGCAGCGACGCCGAAAGCAAAGCCGCCAGCGCCGAACAGCTGCAACAGCAAAGCCCTTTGCAACCGCTGGTCGATATGGTTCCCGAGAACTTGTTTGCTTCGGCCGCCAGCAACGGCAGCATGCTTCAGGTGGTGTTTTTCGCTATTCTGGCGGGGATTGCGCTGATCCAGCTTCCCGAAGCTAAGAAAGAACCCGTCGTTCGGTTTTTCGACGGCATCAACGACATGATCATCCGCATCGTGGAGTTTATCATGCTGATTGCCCCCTACGGAGTATTTGCCCTGATCGCTTCACTCATTGTAGAAGTGGCGGGCGACCAACCCGAAAAAGCGCTGCAACTGTTGCTGGGGTTGGGTTGGTACAGCGCTACGGTGGTAATCGGGCTTTTCTTCATGATGCTGGCCGTTTATCCGGCCATCTTCAAGCTTCTGACCAACATTCGCTACCGGGTGTTTTTTAAGGCGATCCGGCCGGTGCAGTTGCTGGCTTTCAGCACCAGTTCCAGCTCGGCCACGTTGCCGTTGACCATGGAAACCATCGAGAAGAAGATCGGAGTATCGGAAGAGGTATCGAGTTTTGTGCTGCCCTTGGGCGCTACCATCAACATGGACGGCACCAGCCTCTATCAGGCCGTAGCGGCCGTGTTCATTGCTCAGGCCTTAAACCTGGATCTGACGCTTGCCGATCAGTTGATGATTGTGCTGACCGCGACGTTGGCGTCGGTAGGGTCGGCCGGAGTACCCGGCGCAGGCATGGTGATGCTGGTCATTGTGCTCGAGTCCATCGGCGTCCCTACTGCAGGGATTGCGCTGATCGTGGCGGTTGACCGGATTCTGGACATGCTGCGCACGGCGGTGAATGTAACGGGCGACACCGTGGTGACGATGGTCATTGCCGCCTCCGAAGGCGAGATCGAGCTAACGGAGTATCGGGCCAAGGAACGCTCTCGCATCGGCGCCACAGTCGATCCTTCCAAGCCAGCCTGA
- the aroC gene encoding chorismate synthase, with protein sequence MNTYGHTFRISTYGESHGPAVGAVIDGCPAGLPIDLSLIQYELDRRKPGQSRITTQRREPDEFEVLSGIFEGKTTGMPIHLMIRNTDARSKDYSHIADKFRPSHADFTYQQKWGFRDYRGGGRSSARETAARVAAGAVAKQLLATMGVEIYAYVSQVGPLRLETPYQELDLRQTDTNAVRCPDAAMAEKMYDFIDETRKKQDTVGGVVSGVLRNVPVGLGEPVFDKLHAELGKAMLSINAVKGFEYGSGFQGVEMYGSQHNDIFYRDGERVRTRTNHSGGVQGGISNGEDIYFRVAFKPVATLMQDQPSVNQEGEDVTVSGKGRHDPCVVPRAVPIVEAMSALVLADFYLRNQACQPNLAAQSAVASE encoded by the coding sequence GTGAATACGTACGGACATACTTTCCGCATTTCCACCTACGGTGAATCGCACGGCCCCGCGGTGGGTGCCGTCATCGACGGCTGCCCGGCCGGCCTGCCCATTGACCTGAGCCTGATTCAGTATGAACTGGATCGGCGCAAACCGGGACAATCGCGCATCACGACCCAGCGTCGCGAACCCGACGAGTTCGAAGTGCTGTCGGGTATTTTCGAAGGCAAAACCACCGGGATGCCCATTCACCTGATGATTCGCAATACCGACGCCCGCAGCAAGGACTACTCGCACATTGCAGACAAGTTCCGCCCCTCGCATGCCGATTTTACCTATCAGCAGAAGTGGGGCTTCCGCGACTACCGTGGTGGCGGTCGCAGTTCTGCCCGCGAAACCGCGGCGCGTGTGGCGGCCGGGGCCGTGGCCAAGCAGTTGTTGGCCACGATGGGCGTCGAAATTTATGCGTACGTGTCGCAGGTAGGTCCCCTACGTCTCGAAACCCCCTATCAGGAACTGGACCTACGCCAGACCGATACCAACGCCGTGCGCTGTCCCGATGCGGCCATGGCAGAGAAGATGTACGACTTTATTGACGAAACGCGTAAAAAACAAGATACCGTAGGCGGGGTGGTGAGTGGCGTATTGCGCAATGTCCCGGTAGGCCTGGGCGAACCCGTATTCGACAAATTGCACGCAGAGCTGGGAAAAGCCATGCTCAGCATCAACGCGGTGAAGGGATTCGAATACGGCAGCGGATTTCAGGGCGTAGAGATGTATGGCTCTCAGCACAACGACATTTTTTACCGTGACGGCGAACGCGTCCGTACCCGAACCAACCACTCGGGAGGCGTACAAGGTGGCATCTCCAACGGCGAAGACATTTATTTCCGCGTGGCGTTCAAGCCTGTGGCTACGCTCATGCAGGACCAGCCCAGTGTTAACCAGGAAGGCGAGGACGTAACCGTCAGCGGCAAAGGACGCCACGATCCTTGCGTCGTGCCCCGGGCAGTACCGATCGTCGAAGCCATGTCGGCCCTCGTGCTGGCCGATTTTTACCTGCGAAATCAGGCGTGTCAGCCCAATCTGGCCGCTCAGTCCGCTGTGGCGAGCGAATAG
- the queG gene encoding tRNA epoxyqueuosine(34) reductase QueG gives MEPFVRRRHTMLIKERAHALGFAACGVSTADFLEEEAPRLEHWLRQQQHGQMAYMANHFDKRLDPRKLVDDAKSVVSLLFNYFPKEELPTDGTYKIARYAYGTDYHFVIKDKLRALMAYIEEEIGEVHGRVFVDSAPVMDKAWAKRSGLGWVGKNSNLLNRRMGSYFFIAELILDLDLVPDQGIRDYCGTCTRCLDACPTGAIVEPYVVDGSRCISYFTIELKDQIPEAVRGQFDDWIFGCDICQEVCPWNRFAQPTTEPAFAPHPALSEMKKSDWEELTEEVFREIFRRSPVKRTKFEGLKRNINFAKNAKGFPE, from the coding sequence ATGGAACCCTTCGTACGCCGTCGCCATACCATGCTCATCAAAGAGCGGGCGCATGCCCTGGGCTTTGCGGCGTGTGGTGTCTCGACAGCCGACTTTCTGGAAGAAGAAGCACCCCGCCTGGAGCACTGGCTGCGCCAGCAGCAGCACGGTCAGATGGCGTACATGGCCAATCATTTCGACAAGCGGCTCGACCCCAGAAAACTGGTGGACGACGCCAAATCGGTGGTGTCGCTGCTGTTCAACTACTTTCCCAAAGAGGAGCTTCCTACCGACGGTACGTACAAGATTGCACGTTACGCCTATGGCACTGATTACCACTTCGTGATCAAAGACAAGTTGCGGGCGCTGATGGCGTACATCGAAGAGGAAATCGGTGAGGTACACGGGCGTGTGTTTGTAGACTCGGCACCGGTGATGGACAAGGCGTGGGCAAAACGAAGCGGCTTGGGGTGGGTCGGCAAAAACTCGAACCTGCTCAACCGACGCATGGGCAGCTATTTTTTCATCGCCGAACTGATTCTGGACCTGGATCTGGTACCCGACCAAGGCATTCGTGACTATTGCGGCACTTGTACACGGTGCCTGGACGCCTGCCCAACCGGTGCCATTGTCGAGCCGTACGTGGTGGATGGCAGTCGATGCATTTCGTACTTCACCATCGAGTTGAAAGATCAGATTCCGGAAGCGGTGCGGGGCCAGTTCGACGACTGGATTTTTGGCTGCGACATCTGCCAGGAGGTATGCCCCTGGAATCGGTTTGCACAGCCCACCACTGAGCCAGCCTTTGCGCCTCATCCGGCGCTGTCAGAGATGAAAAAATCCGACTGGGAAGAGCTGACCGAAGAGGTATTCAGAGAGATTTTCAGGCGGTCGCCCGTCAAGCGCACCAAATTCGAGGGACTAAAACGCAATATTAATTTCGCTAAAAATGCAAAAGGCTTCCCGGAATGA
- a CDS encoding BatD family protein → MGKSNIAFNEAYTITITVTNEDLRSYGKFPDIPGFVKRGTTSSTSTNIVNGQISSTQSITQNYMAEKEGTFTIPPFELEINNNKYNSPGGTVVVGPPAQAKNSPDQFGFDPFEDWFNQDEPREFVDVKEDAFLALTTSESEVYVGEGFNTTLAFYIAETNRADMSFHELGQQLSEILKKLRPTNCWEENFNIEEIQPRNVTLNGKRYTQYKVYQATFYPLNTEPVQFPSVGLRMIKYKIAKTPSFFGRNRQEEYKTFYTSPKIVQVRELPPHPLRDRVSVGEFRLEEAISGDQLSTGESFSYQFNIVGEGNISAIKAPEVPKNEYFDFYAPSVNQEIKRSNNRVTGKKVFEYFAVPNEAGTYSLGDYFQWVFFDPRKERYDTLQSQVEVQVSGESQKNAVISGNSRDDYYETLQAESNHLLERNLDDWVKILANGSILLMLGVTIFALARRPS, encoded by the coding sequence TTGGGGAAAAGTAATATCGCCTTCAACGAAGCTTATACCATCACCATTACGGTCACCAACGAAGATCTGCGCAGTTACGGGAAATTCCCGGACATCCCGGGGTTTGTCAAGCGGGGCACGACGTCTTCCACCTCCACCAATATTGTCAACGGCCAAATCAGTTCGACGCAGAGCATCACTCAAAATTATATGGCCGAAAAGGAAGGGACGTTTACCATACCACCTTTCGAACTGGAGATAAACAACAATAAATATAATTCTCCAGGAGGCACGGTGGTCGTGGGGCCTCCCGCTCAAGCCAAGAATAGCCCCGATCAGTTTGGTTTCGATCCTTTTGAGGACTGGTTCAACCAAGACGAACCCCGCGAATTTGTGGACGTCAAAGAAGATGCCTTTTTAGCCCTGACCACTTCGGAAAGCGAAGTCTACGTAGGCGAGGGGTTCAACACCACACTTGCGTTCTACATTGCCGAAACCAACCGGGCCGACATGAGCTTCCACGAGTTGGGGCAGCAACTGAGTGAGATTCTGAAAAAACTCCGTCCTACCAACTGCTGGGAGGAGAACTTCAACATTGAGGAGATTCAGCCCCGCAACGTGACCCTCAACGGCAAGCGCTATACGCAATACAAAGTCTACCAAGCTACTTTTTACCCCCTTAACACCGAACCCGTTCAGTTTCCGTCCGTAGGGCTGCGCATGATTAAATACAAAATCGCCAAGACGCCGTCGTTTTTTGGCCGCAACCGCCAGGAGGAGTACAAAACATTCTATACCTCGCCGAAAATTGTGCAGGTGCGTGAACTTCCTCCCCATCCGCTGCGCGATCGTGTGTCGGTAGGCGAGTTTCGGCTCGAAGAGGCCATTAGCGGCGATCAGCTCAGTACGGGCGAAAGCTTCAGTTACCAGTTCAACATCGTGGGGGAAGGGAATATTTCGGCCATCAAAGCACCCGAAGTACCCAAAAACGAGTATTTCGATTTCTACGCGCCGAGTGTCAACCAGGAAATCAAGCGCAGTAACAACCGCGTAACGGGCAAAAAAGTATTTGAATACTTTGCGGTTCCGAACGAAGCGGGCACCTACTCGCTGGGAGATTATTTTCAATGGGTATTTTTCGATCCGCGCAAAGAGCGCTACGATACGCTTCAGTCGCAGGTAGAAGTGCAGGTCAGCGGCGAAAGCCAGAAGAACGCGGTGATTTCGGGCAACAGCCGCGACGATTATTACGAGACCTTGCAAGCCGAAAGCAATCATCTGCTGGAGCGCAATTTGGACGACTGGGTGAAAATACTCGCTAACGGATCTATCTTATTGATGCTGGGGGTTACTATTTTTGCGTTGGCGCGGCGTCCTTCGTAA
- a CDS encoding PQQ-binding-like beta-propeller repeat protein has product MRVILLIACLICSSIAFAQDWSTIGGNASRNGFVETVGPTHARVLWEGTSLEATTANQTYIANGRVVTTRRQSNQYAPLVCHDLYTGELLWVRDLTGQTSQTLPIGFRQETVYALRTDRKADTLYALHAATGAIKWRSSVPLRCSHASSAAFTPEGDLIVEGEEGLLVRIDHRTGQRLWATKCDPMARGELHPTIGGRWAYVWEWATYPNQAVSMIDLETGRKVATQVIPSRSKMIAFVQTPITVGPDGTVYAYKQRDRLVALRNTGTALQTLWETPILGNSAYSQMACGPDGSVYIPHNGKIVRLNSRNGHMMDSTRTLVRSAAGGISARMAVDAMGTVFVSVAEFPTGMVYAFTPNLKQHWAHEVEGLHLSGPALSSEGLLSVAGSGQWLIVFQSDQYIATGGQLASERKYNLTLTPSPANSVSKLNYSLPQSQDIRIKLHDLAGKPVKTWKFNKQEAGEHEVSLEIPEIKVSAGTYILTFETEEGETIRKRVTKQTE; this is encoded by the coding sequence ATGCGCGTTATCCTGCTGATTGCCTGCCTTATCTGTTCTTCCATTGCTTTTGCTCAGGATTGGTCTACCATCGGCGGCAATGCTTCCCGCAACGGCTTCGTAGAAACAGTAGGGCCTACCCACGCCCGTGTTTTGTGGGAGGGCACTTCGCTGGAAGCCACCACGGCGAATCAGACCTACATCGCCAACGGAAGAGTCGTAACCACGCGACGGCAGTCCAATCAGTATGCACCGCTTGTATGCCACGACCTGTATACCGGCGAGCTGTTATGGGTGCGCGACCTGACGGGACAGACTTCACAAACCCTACCGATCGGCTTTCGGCAGGAAACGGTGTATGCATTGCGTACGGATCGCAAGGCCGATACTTTGTATGCGCTCCATGCCGCCACAGGTGCCATCAAGTGGCGCTCATCGGTTCCGCTGCGCTGCTCACACGCCTCAAGTGCTGCGTTCACCCCTGAAGGTGATTTGATTGTAGAAGGCGAAGAAGGTCTTTTGGTGCGGATCGACCACCGCACAGGGCAGCGTTTGTGGGCTACCAAATGTGACCCGATGGCCCGTGGTGAGTTGCATCCTACGATTGGTGGTCGCTGGGCTTATGTGTGGGAATGGGCCACCTATCCCAACCAAGCGGTCAGTATGATCGATTTGGAGACGGGCCGGAAAGTAGCCACGCAGGTGATTCCGAGCCGGAGTAAGATGATAGCTTTCGTGCAAACGCCCATTACCGTCGGGCCGGACGGTACGGTTTACGCTTATAAACAACGCGACCGGCTGGTGGCGCTGCGAAACACAGGAACTGCGTTGCAAACGCTTTGGGAAACGCCCATCCTGGGTAATTCTGCCTACTCCCAGATGGCTTGCGGACCTGACGGATCTGTGTACATCCCTCATAACGGAAAAATTGTGCGTCTGAACAGTCGCAACGGGCACATGATGGATTCGACCCGTACGCTGGTTCGCTCGGCCGCCGGAGGCATCAGTGCCCGTATGGCCGTAGATGCCATGGGGACGGTGTTCGTAAGTGTGGCGGAATTTCCTACCGGGATGGTGTACGCTTTTACGCCGAACCTGAAGCAACATTGGGCGCATGAAGTGGAAGGACTGCACCTGAGCGGTCCGGCCCTGAGTAGCGAAGGACTTCTCTCTGTGGCGGGGAGCGGTCAATGGCTGATCGTATTTCAGTCAGATCAATACATCGCTACCGGCGGGCAACTGGCCAGTGAGCGTAAGTACAACCTCACACTCACGCCCAGTCCCGCCAATTCGGTCAGCAAGCTTAACTACTCTTTGCCTCAGTCGCAGGACATCCGGATCAAGTTGCACGACCTGGCAGGGAAGCCGGTGAAAACCTGGAAATTCAACAAACAGGAGGCCGGCGAGCACGAAGTATCCCTGGAAATTCCTGAGATCAAGGTTAGCGCCGGAACCTACATTCTGACGTTCGAGACAGAAGAGGGCGAGACCATTCGCAAACGCGTGACGAAACAGACAGAATAA
- a CDS encoding sigma 54-interacting transcriptional regulator has product MTYKDLSSEQLLKIKTVGELKAAGYQPQSVKQELRNNLIHRLRKKEEVFPGIYGYEETVIPDLERAILSMHNINLLGLRGQAKTRLARMMIGLLDEYIPVVAGSELNDDPLQPLSRFAKDELEAHGDHTAIAWLHRAERYTEKLATPDVSVADLIGDADPIKAATMKLPYSDERVIHYGLIPRSHRGIFVINELPDLQARIQVALFNILQEGDIQIRGFKLRLPLDIQFVFTANPEDYTNRGSIVTPLKDRIESQITTHYPKTIDIGKQITQQEARIKPEQQSIKVDELIRDLVEQLAFEARDNEYVDTNSGVSARLTISAFENLMSAAERRTLLHREKNTFVRLTDFWGLIPAITGKIELVYEGEQEGPVIVAQNLIGKAIRTQFVKYFPDPEKAKKQKSNNPYKEITNWFGEGNTIDLLNDASNQEYEKALMGVPGLADLVKKHFGRADKEARLLMMEFALHGLAEYSAISKNRLERGTQFKDLLSSMFSFDKMNDEDEDY; this is encoded by the coding sequence ATGACTTATAAAGATCTTTCGTCAGAACAACTTTTGAAAATCAAAACGGTAGGCGAACTCAAAGCCGCCGGATATCAGCCACAGTCGGTTAAACAAGAGTTGCGCAATAACCTGATTCACAGGTTGCGTAAAAAGGAAGAAGTATTTCCCGGCATTTACGGATACGAGGAAACCGTCATTCCCGACCTGGAGCGTGCCATTCTGTCCATGCACAACATCAACCTGTTGGGGTTACGCGGACAAGCCAAAACGCGTCTGGCCCGGATGATGATCGGGCTGCTGGACGAGTACATTCCTGTGGTGGCGGGCTCGGAGCTGAACGACGATCCGTTGCAGCCGCTCTCCCGGTTTGCCAAAGACGAACTCGAGGCGCACGGCGATCATACCGCCATTGCGTGGCTCCATCGGGCCGAACGGTATACGGAAAAGCTGGCAACGCCCGACGTTTCGGTAGCCGACCTGATCGGCGATGCGGACCCCATCAAAGCCGCCACCATGAAATTGCCTTACTCGGACGAGCGGGTGATTCACTACGGTCTGATTCCCCGGTCGCACCGCGGCATTTTCGTAATCAACGAACTACCGGACCTACAGGCCCGCATCCAGGTGGCCCTGTTCAACATTTTGCAGGAAGGCGACATCCAAATCCGGGGCTTTAAGCTGCGCTTGCCGCTCGACATTCAATTTGTCTTTACGGCCAATCCGGAAGATTATACGAACCGGGGTTCGATCGTCACGCCGTTGAAAGACCGTATCGAAAGCCAGATCACGACCCACTATCCGAAAACAATCGACATCGGGAAGCAGATCACGCAGCAGGAAGCGCGCATCAAGCCCGAACAGCAGAGCATCAAAGTCGATGAACTTATTCGTGATCTGGTCGAACAACTGGCGTTTGAAGCACGCGACAACGAATACGTCGACACCAACAGTGGCGTGTCGGCCCGTCTGACCATCTCGGCGTTCGAGAACCTGATGAGCGCGGCCGAGCGCCGGACGTTGCTCCATCGCGAAAAAAATACCTTTGTGCGCCTCACCGATTTCTGGGGTCTGATTCCGGCCATCACCGGTAAAATCGAGCTGGTATACGAAGGCGAACAGGAAGGCCCCGTGATTGTCGCCCAGAACCTGATCGGCAAAGCCATTCGCACGCAGTTTGTGAAGTATTTTCCCGATCCGGAGAAAGCCAAAAAGCAGAAGAGCAATAACCCCTACAAGGAAATTACCAACTGGTTTGGCGAAGGCAACACGATCGATTTATTGAACGATGCATCCAACCAGGAATACGAAAAGGCCTTGATGGGAGTACCGGGGCTGGCCGATCTGGTGAAGAAGCACTTCGGTCGCGCCGATAAAGAAGCCCGGTTGCTGATGATGGAGTTTGCGCTGCACGGCCTGGCAGAATACTCGGCCATCAGCAAAAACCGTCTGGAACGAGGAACGCAGTTTAAAGATTTGCTGAGCAGCATGTTCTCGTTCGACAAAATGAACGACGAAGATGAAGATTACTAG
- a CDS encoding C40 family peptidase, whose protein sequence is MKITSAKGEAAVPPTFLGLPLVWICLVLSALSACQKPPAREQVEYQALVDSLQNVYAPDRRTARFDVELDSTSSPTFRLVGETDQPEAHQALQHLLKSQGFAGEVAVQLLPDTTLPTTRGLVRLSVANLRTDPRHSAELATQALLGTPVRVLKKEGGWYMVQTPDRYIAWVDAGGLTLPADSSYAAWEQSEKIIVLSRATYALEEPRAEAASVSDLVAGDLLQRLGEQAGYYEVGFPDGRTAWLAKEDARPWRDWATATQPTETNLVASARTLMGTPYLWGGTSTKGVDCSGFTKTVYLLNGWILPRDASQQVLVGQQIEPNEDFSNLRPGDLLFFGRPATDSTRERVVHVGMWIGDREFIHASGQVRISSVDPTAENYDAYERNRFLRAKRLLQSGDRLPNGLVPATQLYEWGRVNQ, encoded by the coding sequence ATGAAGATTACTAGTGCAAAAGGGGAGGCAGCGGTGCCTCCCACTTTTTTGGGGCTGCCTTTGGTATGGATTTGCTTGGTATTGAGCGCGCTAAGCGCGTGTCAGAAGCCTCCGGCGCGTGAGCAGGTAGAATATCAGGCCTTGGTCGATTCTTTGCAAAACGTCTACGCACCCGACCGCCGCACCGCCCGGTTCGACGTGGAGCTGGACAGTACGAGTAGCCCGACGTTTCGGCTCGTGGGGGAAACCGATCAGCCGGAAGCACACCAGGCGTTGCAGCACCTCTTAAAAAGCCAGGGTTTTGCGGGAGAAGTAGCCGTGCAGCTGCTGCCCGACACCACCTTGCCGACCACTCGCGGGTTGGTACGTCTGTCGGTAGCCAATCTGCGCACAGACCCCCGACATAGTGCCGAGCTGGCCACGCAAGCGCTTTTGGGAACTCCGGTGCGGGTGCTGAAGAAGGAGGGCGGCTGGTACATGGTGCAAACACCCGATCGCTACATTGCCTGGGTCGATGCCGGTGGGCTGACCCTGCCTGCCGATTCGAGCTATGCCGCCTGGGAGCAAAGCGAAAAAATCATTGTATTGTCGCGTGCTACTTATGCCCTGGAGGAGCCTCGGGCAGAAGCGGCGTCTGTGTCCGATCTGGTGGCTGGCGATTTATTGCAACGCCTGGGTGAACAGGCGGGTTATTACGAAGTGGGCTTTCCCGATGGGCGAACGGCGTGGCTTGCTAAAGAAGACGCACGGCCCTGGAGAGACTGGGCAACGGCCACACAGCCAACCGAAACGAACCTAGTAGCAAGTGCACGCACGCTGATGGGAACGCCTTACCTGTGGGGCGGTACTTCGACCAAAGGGGTTGATTGCAGTGGCTTTACCAAAACCGTCTATCTGTTGAACGGGTGGATCTTGCCACGAGACGCTTCACAGCAGGTTTTGGTAGGGCAGCAAATCGAGCCCAACGAGGACTTTTCTAACCTGCGTCCTGGGGACTTACTCTTTTTTGGGCGACCGGCTACGGACTCCACGCGGGAACGCGTCGTGCATGTGGGCATGTGGATTGGTGACCGTGAGTTTATTCATGCGTCGGGGCAGGTGCGCATAAGCAGCGTTGATCCCACGGCCGAAAACTACGACGCATACGAGCGAAACCGTTTTCTGCGGGCCAAGCGCCTCTTGCAGTCGGGCGACCGCCTCCCCAACGGATTGGTGCCCGCCACCCAACTCTACGAGTGGGGGCGGGTCAATCAATAA
- a CDS encoding YraN family protein translates to MAKHLDLGKEGEALAARFLEERGYQILERNYRYRRAEVDLIVQGQGLVVFVEVKARTSVAYGFPEEAVGETKTSLILAAADHFVEERGWEGDIRFDIIAIHYEKERARLQHFKDAFY, encoded by the coding sequence ATGGCAAAACACCTAGACCTCGGGAAAGAAGGCGAGGCTTTGGCCGCACGGTTTCTGGAAGAGCGTGGGTACCAGATTCTGGAGCGGAACTATCGGTACCGGCGTGCAGAAGTGGATCTCATTGTGCAGGGGCAAGGTCTTGTGGTATTTGTGGAGGTCAAAGCGCGTACTTCGGTCGCGTATGGCTTCCCGGAGGAGGCAGTTGGAGAAACAAAAACGTCGTTAATTCTGGCGGCGGCCGACCATTTTGTTGAAGAGCGAGGATGGGAAGGCGACATTCGCTTCGACATCATCGCCATTCATTACGAGAAGGAACGTGCACGTTTGCAGCACTTCAAAGATGCCTTTTATTGA